One genomic segment of Flavobacteriaceae bacterium includes these proteins:
- a CDS encoding MMPL family transporter yields MDFWAKISNIVLRNRYLVLFFIALITAFLISQIKYMRFSYTEANLFPENHEVNIHYNQFLEIFGEEGNLILLAVKDSTLFTPAKFNHWNALVKSFDSLEEVDFSLSVADIKKLKADRKNKKFILESLFDSLPGTTQEIETIKNQIFEKLPFYEHILFNKETETIQTAIYLDKEIVNTAIRRDFIYNILIPRIAAFEKENNLDVRISGMPYIRTVNSQNIVDEIGLFVGGALFITALIFFFFFRSFRATFITLLVVLIGVTWAFGFTGLLRYELTVLIALIPPLIIVIGVPNAVFLINKYQQEIKKHGRQAKALQRVISKIGNATLMTNLTTASGFATFVFVKSQLLREFGILASINIISIFILALMIIPILYSFMPLPKKKHLSHLEKRWMEGVVNWMEKMVKEQREVIYISTVIVIILGIIGVYQIRVSGSLIEDMPKGKEFYKDIKFFESEFGGILPLEILIDTKKNKGVMRLSTLKKIEKINEVIATFPELSKPISIVNLVKYSKQAYYKGNPKYYQLPTSQEQSYILAYAKNSESDTKMLKNFVDTTERYARITTFMKDIGTGKMDAIQNRLKQVIDKEFPPERYTVRLTGKALIFLKGTHYLITNLVFSLSLAILLISIFMAWMFRSFRMILISIIPNVLPLLITAGLMGFFDIPIKPSTILVFSIAFGISVDDTIHFLAKYRQELIANNWKIRKSVYAALRETGVSMFYTSVVLFFGFLIFTVSSFGGTIALGGLVSITLLLAMISNLLLLPSLLLTFENKIANEKVFKEPPIKILPPKERK; encoded by the coding sequence ATGGATTTTTGGGCTAAAATTTCTAATATCGTCCTCCGAAACAGATACTTAGTTCTTTTTTTTATAGCACTGATAACGGCTTTTTTGATAAGCCAAATAAAGTATATGAGATTTTCTTATACGGAAGCGAATTTATTTCCGGAAAATCATGAAGTGAATATTCATTATAACCAATTTTTGGAAATTTTCGGAGAAGAAGGAAATCTTATTCTTTTAGCGGTAAAAGACTCCACTCTTTTTACACCTGCAAAATTTAATCATTGGAATGCATTAGTCAAATCATTCGACTCTTTGGAAGAAGTCGATTTTTCATTATCCGTAGCTGATATTAAAAAACTAAAAGCAGATAGAAAAAACAAAAAATTTATTCTGGAATCTCTTTTTGACAGCTTACCGGGAACTACCCAAGAAATCGAAACCATAAAAAATCAGATTTTTGAAAAGCTTCCTTTTTATGAACATATTTTATTCAATAAGGAAACCGAAACCATACAAACAGCCATTTATCTCGATAAAGAAATTGTAAATACAGCTATCAGAAGAGATTTTATTTACAATATATTAATTCCAAGAATAGCCGCCTTTGAAAAAGAAAATAACCTGGATGTAAGAATCTCCGGAATGCCCTATATTCGTACCGTAAATTCTCAGAATATTGTTGATGAAATAGGATTATTTGTAGGAGGTGCTTTATTCATTACAGCACTGATTTTCTTTTTCTTTTTTCGATCTTTCAGAGCCACCTTTATAACACTTCTGGTGGTGTTAATCGGAGTTACCTGGGCCTTTGGTTTTACGGGACTGTTAAGATATGAACTGACCGTATTAATAGCGTTAATTCCGCCTCTGATTATTGTTATTGGTGTTCCTAATGCCGTCTTTTTAATTAATAAATATCAACAAGAAATAAAAAAGCACGGCCGACAGGCAAAAGCATTGCAACGTGTTATTTCCAAAATAGGCAATGCCACTTTAATGACGAATCTAACGACAGCGTCCGGGTTTGCAACCTTTGTTTTTGTAAAAAGTCAATTGCTAAGAGAGTTTGGAATCTTAGCTTCTATAAACATCATTAGCATTTTTATTCTGGCCTTAATGATCATCCCTATCCTTTATAGTTTTATGCCTCTGCCAAAGAAAAAGCATTTAAGCCATCTCGAAAAAAGATGGATGGAAGGCGTTGTCAATTGGATGGAGAAAATGGTTAAGGAGCAGCGAGAAGTCATATATATCAGCACGGTTATTGTCATTATTTTAGGGATCATTGGCGTATATCAAATAAGAGTATCCGGAAGTTTAATTGAAGATATGCCCAAGGGCAAAGAGTTTTACAAAGACATTAAGTTTTTCGAAAGCGAATTTGGTGGCATATTACCTCTTGAAATTTTAATAGATACTAAAAAAAACAAGGGCGTGATGAGACTTTCTACACTCAAAAAAATAGAAAAAATAAATGAGGTGATAGCCACTTTTCCTGAGCTGTCAAAACCAATATCCATTGTAAATTTAGTCAAATATTCCAAACAAGCATATTATAAAGGAAATCCTAAATATTATCAGTTGCCTACATCACAGGAACAAAGTTATATTTTGGCGTATGCTAAAAATTCCGAAAGCGATACAAAAATGCTGAAGAACTTTGTAGACACTACAGAGAGGTATGCAAGAATTACCACTTTTATGAAAGATATCGGAACCGGAAAAATGGATGCCATTCAAAATCGATTAAAACAAGTAATTGATAAGGAATTCCCTCCGGAACGATACACCGTCCGTCTAACAGGGAAAGCATTGATCTTTTTAAAAGGAACCCATTATTTAATCACAAATCTTGTTTTTTCTCTATCGCTGGCCATTCTTTTAATTTCCATTTTCATGGCATGGATGTTCAGATCCTTTAGAATGATTTTAATTTCTATTATTCCCAATGTGCTTCCATTATTGATTACTGCAGGGTTAATGGGATTCTTTGACATTCCGATCAAACCATCCACCATCCTTGTCTTTAGTATTGCTTTTGGAATTTCCGTAGATGACACCATACATTTCCTTGCCAAATACAGACAAGAACTAATTGCGAACAACTGGAAAATCAGAAAATCGGTATATGCAGCATTACGAGAGACAGGAGTCAGTATGTTTTATACCTCTGTTGTTCTATTTTTTGGGTTTTTAATATTTACGGTTTCCAGTTTCGGAGGAACCATAGCATTAGGAGGGTTGGTTTCCATAACTTTATTACTGGCAATGATTTCTAATTTATTACTGCTCCCTTCATTGTTACTTACTTTTGAAAATAAAATAGCCAATGAGAAAGTTTTCAAAGAACCTCCTATCAAAATCCTACCTCCAAAAGAAAGGAAATAA
- a CDS encoding helix-turn-helix domain-containing protein has translation MNTKELKYFKKLGAKIKQLREEKEIDQKSFAFDCGIGRTQLYMIENGKTNPRLFTLMKIADGLEISVSVLLK, from the coding sequence GTGAACACAAAAGAATTAAAATATTTTAAAAAATTAGGTGCTAAAATCAAGCAATTAAGAGAAGAAAAAGAGATTGACCAAAAGTCTTTTGCTTTTGATTGTGGAATTGGAAGAACTCAATTGTATATGATTGAAAACGGAAAAACGAATCCTCGTTTGTTTACTTTGATGAAAATTGCTGATGGATTAGAAATTTCGGTTTCTGTACTTCTAAAATAG
- a CDS encoding helix-turn-helix domain-containing protein, producing MEIKSWKDIKDGVYGKRGTERRDQLDRDFESFKIGILLRKAREEKNLTQEQLGELVDKKRTYISRVENNGSNLTLKTLYNIVEKGLGGKVNISIEV from the coding sequence ATGGAAATTAAATCTTGGAAAGACATAAAGGATGGTGTTTACGGGAAAAGAGGAACTGAACGCAGAGATCAACTTGATAGAGATTTTGAATCATTTAAAATTGGAATTTTATTACGTAAAGCAAGGGAAGAAAAAAATCTCACTCAAGAGCAACTCGGGGAATTGGTTGACAAAAAACGGACTTATATTTCGAGAGTTGAGAATAATGGAAGTAATTTAACCTTAAAAACCTTATATAACATTGTAGAAAAGGGTCTTGGAGGGAAAGTAAATATATCAATCGAAGTATAA
- a CDS encoding transposase yields the protein MSRKGNCWDNAVAESFFKTIKTELMIDNKFISNKSLQIKVFEYIETWYNRYRRHSALGYKNIIEFEKLYQIKNVA from the coding sequence ATGAGTAGAAAAGGAAACTGTTGGGATAATGCAGTAGCTGAATCTTTTTTTAAAACAATCAAAACAGAACTAATGATAGACAATAAGTTTATATCCAACAAAAGTCTTCAAATTAAAGTCTTTGAATACATAGAAACTTGGTACAACAGATACAGAAGACATTCTGCTCTTGGTTACAAAAATATCATCGAATTTGAAAAATTATATCAAATCAAAAATGTAGCTTAA
- a CDS encoding MBL fold metallo-hydrolase, whose amino-acid sequence MNIQQIYTGCLAQGAYYLESKGEAVIIDPLREVQDYIDRAAKDHAKIKYIFETHFHADFVSGHLTLAEKTGATIVFGPNADTTFIAHIAEDNEEFTIGDITIKAIHTPGHTMESTTYLVKDESGKDYAIFSGDTLFLGDVGRPDLAQKSNVSQEDLAGILFDSLRNKLMPLADDVIVYPAHGAGSSCGKNLSKETVGTLGDQKKTNYALREDMTKEEFIKEVTKGLLPPPAYFPLNVKLNKEGYFSVEDVIKKANVALSTKEFETIANETNAVVIDVRHQREFINGFIPQSVFIGLGGTFAPWAGALIKDIKQPILLITPEGKEKETITRLSRVGFDNVLGYLEGGFDAWKKEGKETDTLLSVSAKMLEQKIRENALVFDVRKPGEYADEHIADVSNTPLDYFNDHIADFPVNREFYVYCAGGYRSVIAASILKARGFHNVIDVAGGYAAIKKTAIKRVYAV is encoded by the coding sequence ATGAATATCCAACAAATATATACGGGTTGTTTGGCACAGGGGGCTTATTATTTGGAAAGCAAGGGGGAGGCTGTCATTATTGATCCGTTACGGGAAGTACAAGATTATATAGACAGAGCAGCGAAAGACCATGCAAAAATTAAGTATATTTTTGAAACCCATTTCCATGCCGATTTTGTAAGCGGACATCTCACTTTGGCTGAAAAAACAGGAGCAACAATCGTTTTTGGGCCTAATGCAGATACAACATTTATAGCACATATTGCAGAAGATAATGAAGAGTTTACAATAGGAGATATTACTATCAAGGCAATTCATACTCCGGGGCATACCATGGAAAGTACTACGTATCTGGTAAAAGATGAAAGCGGAAAAGACTATGCCATTTTTAGCGGAGACACCTTGTTTTTAGGAGATGTCGGCAGGCCGGATTTGGCACAGAAAAGCAATGTCAGTCAAGAAGATTTGGCAGGGATTTTATTCGATAGTTTACGCAATAAACTGATGCCTCTGGCGGACGATGTAATTGTGTATCCGGCACACGGGGCAGGGTCTTCTTGTGGGAAAAACCTAAGTAAAGAAACGGTAGGCACACTGGGAGATCAGAAGAAAACCAATTATGCGCTTAGAGAAGATATGACGAAAGAAGAGTTTATAAAAGAAGTAACAAAAGGCTTATTGCCACCCCCTGCATATTTTCCTTTAAATGTAAAACTAAATAAAGAAGGCTATTTTTCCGTAGAAGATGTTATTAAAAAAGCAAACGTAGCATTATCGACAAAAGAATTTGAAACCATCGCAAACGAGACAAATGCTGTTGTAATAGATGTGAGGCACCAACGGGAATTTATTAACGGATTTATTCCTCAATCTGTTTTTATTGGTCTAGGAGGAACTTTTGCCCCGTGGGCAGGAGCATTGATTAAAGACATTAAGCAACCGATTTTACTGATAACCCCGGAAGGGAAAGAAAAAGAAACGATCACACGTTTATCCAGGGTTGGTTTTGATAATGTATTAGGATATCTTGAAGGAGGTTTTGATGCATGGAAAAAAGAAGGAAAAGAAACGGATACGCTGTTATCCGTAAGCGCAAAAATGCTTGAGCAAAAAATACGTGAAAATGCACTTGTTTTTGATGTGAGAAAACCCGGAGAATATGCAGATGAGCATATAGCGGATGTATCAAATACTCCATTGGATTATTTCAATGACCATATAGCGGATTTTCCTGTAAACAGGGAATTTTATGTATACTGTGCAGGAGGATATCGTTCGGTAATTGCCGCCTCCATATTAAAAGCCAGGGGATTTCATAATGTCATTGATGTAGCAGGAGGATATGCCGCCATAAAAAAGACAGCTATTAAAAGAGTATATGCTGTTTAG
- the sulP gene encoding sulfate permease: MNIKRLIPILEWLPNYNISRFRGDLIAGITVGIILIPQGIAYALIAGLPPVYGLYCALAPQVMYAIFGSSRQVAIGPVAMDSLIVATGVSTLALTGSDSYIAIAILLALIVGSIQFLMGVLRLGFIVNFLSKPVITGFTSAVALIIGLNQFRNLFGVDFIQSHQIQYLLIDFWNKYLNINVNTTVIGLLSAIVILYFRKIDKRIPNALIVAAVGILIMRYFGNQLNDVAIIEHIPSGLPSFSIPQIDTDIIRELMPIVLTLVMVGYLETMTIGKSLEPKQDEYRIRPNQELIALGLANMVGSLFKAYPVTSSFSRSAINQESGATTGMASLISVAMILITVLFLTPLFYHLPKTVLAAIIMVAVFGLVNIKEAIFLFKANNLDFWLLVATFFSTLTLGIEYGIMTGVGLSLIILIYRTSRPYIAELGKVPDSDFYRNKMRFSDVILDNEILAFRFDAQIFYANAAYFRDHLDMMAEKKGNALKLIVLDAESINRVDSTGIEMLIERIKYYQKKGILFYFAGVKGPVRDDLFRGGILKIIDINHFFMRVNGAVNFYKTGDREHQKKYANYIHQAYK, encoded by the coding sequence ATGAATATTAAAAGATTGATCCCTATTCTGGAGTGGTTGCCCAACTATAATATATCTCGGTTTAGAGGAGATCTTATAGCGGGAATCACTGTAGGAATCATTCTGATTCCGCAAGGAATAGCATATGCTTTGATTGCAGGGTTACCACCTGTTTACGGATTGTACTGTGCGCTGGCACCACAAGTAATGTATGCTATCTTTGGCTCATCAAGACAAGTGGCTATTGGCCCGGTAGCAATGGACTCTTTAATTGTAGCAACGGGAGTTTCTACGCTGGCACTTACAGGATCTGACAGTTATATAGCCATCGCCATATTATTAGCACTTATAGTGGGCAGTATTCAGTTTTTAATGGGCGTTTTGCGATTAGGCTTTATTGTCAACTTTTTATCTAAGCCTGTCATTACAGGATTTACATCGGCAGTTGCGTTAATTATCGGATTAAATCAATTTAGAAATCTGTTTGGGGTTGATTTTATTCAAAGCCACCAAATACAATATTTGTTAATTGATTTTTGGAATAAGTACTTGAATATAAATGTAAATACAACCGTTATCGGGTTGCTCTCTGCAATTGTCATCCTGTATTTCAGAAAAATAGATAAGAGAATCCCCAATGCCCTGATTGTAGCAGCCGTAGGAATTTTGATTATGCGTTATTTCGGAAATCAATTAAATGACGTTGCTATTATAGAACATATTCCTTCAGGATTGCCTTCTTTTTCCATACCTCAAATTGACACGGATATCATAAGAGAACTGATGCCAATAGTACTCACATTAGTTATGGTAGGCTATTTGGAAACCATGACTATCGGAAAATCTTTAGAGCCGAAGCAAGATGAATACAGGATACGACCTAATCAGGAACTTATCGCTTTGGGTTTGGCAAATATGGTAGGTTCACTTTTTAAAGCATACCCCGTAACATCGAGCTTTTCCAGATCGGCTATCAATCAGGAGTCAGGGGCTACAACGGGAATGGCATCTCTGATTTCGGTAGCAATGATACTAATTACCGTATTGTTTTTAACACCGTTATTTTATCATCTTCCCAAAACAGTACTGGCAGCGATTATTATGGTTGCGGTTTTTGGGCTCGTAAATATAAAAGAAGCCATCTTTTTATTTAAAGCAAACAATCTGGATTTCTGGTTATTGGTAGCCACATTTTTTTCAACATTGACATTAGGAATTGAATACGGCATTATGACAGGAGTGGGCTTGTCATTAATTATTTTAATATACAGAACATCCAGGCCTTATATTGCCGAATTGGGGAAAGTGCCGGATTCGGATTTTTATAGAAATAAAATGAGATTTTCGGATGTGATTTTAGATAATGAAATACTGGCATTTAGATTTGATGCTCAAATATTTTATGCCAATGCAGCTTATTTTAGAGATCATTTGGATATGATGGCAGAAAAAAAAGGAAATGCATTAAAATTAATTGTGTTAGATGCGGAAAGTATTAACAGGGTAGACAGTACCGGTATTGAAATGCTGATAGAAAGAATCAAATACTATCAAAAAAAAGGCATTTTATTTTATTTTGCAGGAGTAAAAGGGCCTGTTAGAGATGATCTTTTTAGAGGAGGTATTTTAAAAATCATAGATATTAATCATTTTTTTATGAGGGTAAACGGAGCGGTTAATTTTTATAAAACAGGAGATAGAGAACATCAAAAAAAATACGCAAATTATATACACCAGGCATATAAATAA
- a CDS encoding IS3 family transposase, whose translation MKIAPINRKKRRYAIATICNAFELKRDAYYKYQKRFVLKKQIEQNVIMLVKKSRKTLPREGTRKLMKSLHNDFRKQNINIGRDQLFRILKENNLLIRRKKYSSKTTNSYHRFYKYKNIIKDLIINRPNQVWASDITYIRTINGFCYLALITDMYSRKIVGYDISDSLELKGCVRALNKAIYQTKNTEEIIHHSDRGIQYCSNVYTQILKRKKIQISMTQENHCYENAMAERVNGILKDEFFLDQTFTNINHAKKATKNAIKLYNNKRLHLSLDYKTPNYVHKNVA comes from the coding sequence ATGAAAATAGCACCGATTAATAGAAAAAAAAGAAGGTACGCCATCGCTACTATTTGTAATGCTTTCGAGTTAAAAAGAGATGCTTATTACAAATATCAAAAAAGGTTTGTTCTTAAAAAACAAATAGAACAAAATGTAATAATGCTTGTTAAAAAAAGCAGGAAAACATTACCCAGAGAAGGTACTAGAAAGCTAATGAAATCCTTACATAATGATTTTAGGAAACAGAATATAAATATAGGTAGAGACCAGTTATTTAGAATCTTAAAAGAAAATAATTTGTTAATTAGAAGGAAAAAATATTCTTCTAAAACAACCAACTCTTACCATCGTTTTTATAAATATAAAAATATCATAAAAGACCTGATCATTAATAGACCTAACCAAGTTTGGGCTTCGGATATTACCTATATAAGAACTATAAATGGATTTTGTTATTTAGCACTTATTACTGATATGTATTCAAGAAAAATAGTAGGCTATGATATTAGTGATAGTTTAGAACTTAAAGGCTGTGTTAGAGCTTTAAATAAAGCTATTTATCAAACTAAAAATACCGAAGAAATCATACATCATTCTGATAGAGGAATACAATATTGTAGCAATGTTTATACTCAAATTTTGAAAAGAAAAAAGATACAAATCAGTATGACCCAAGAAAATCATTGCTACGAAAACGCAATGGCCGAAAGAGTTAACGGAATTTTAAAAGATGAATTCTTCCTCGACCAAACATTTACAAATATCAATCACGCCAAAAAAGCAACAAAAAATGCAATCAAATTATATAATAATAAAAGATTACATTTATCTTTAGATTATAAAACACCTAATTACGTGCACAAAAATGTAGCATAA
- a CDS encoding type I addiction module toxin, SymE family, with protein MSRFRKLKIYQKYQSREWSKYAVVPEIRLEGKWLRELGFEIGKEIEIDQQKNKLTITLTDKNE; from the coding sequence ATGAGTCGATTTAGAAAGCTAAAAATTTATCAAAAATACCAATCTCGCGAATGGAGTAAATATGCTGTTGTTCCTGAAATTCGACTTGAAGGAAAATGGTTGAGAGAACTTGGATTTGAAATCGGAAAAGAAATTGAGATTGACCAACAAAAAAATAAACTGACTATTACACTAACTGACAAAAACGAATGA
- a CDS encoding type II toxin-antitoxin system RelE/ParE family toxin, translating into MNKVREVIAYRHYFEEFLLNQFVKVQDKIYKIIEIIETYERVPSNYLKALTGTNGLYEARIKLSSNIWRVFCFFDKGKLVILFNGFQKKTQKTPRKEINKTLRLMRQYYEDKNK; encoded by the coding sequence ATGAATAAAGTTAGAGAGGTAATTGCATACAGACATTACTTTGAGGAATTTTTGCTTAATCAGTTTGTTAAGGTTCAAGACAAAATCTATAAAATCATTGAGATTATTGAAACTTATGAGAGAGTTCCGTCAAATTATTTAAAAGCTTTAACAGGAACAAATGGTCTGTATGAAGCTCGCATAAAATTAAGTTCAAACATTTGGCGAGTTTTTTGCTTCTTTGATAAAGGTAAACTTGTGATTTTATTTAACGGATTTCAAAAGAAAACTCAAAAAACACCTCGAAAAGAAATCAACAAAACACTTCGTTTAATGAGACAATATTATGAGGATAAAAACAAATGA
- a CDS encoding T9SS type A sorting domain-containing protein, with amino-acid sequence MKNGYFANRNFSYTGPSDCLKTLFNFLFRFLKKLYFKAMEYIKKIPRNQLSFFPTALDDLIDSENTVRFIDVFVDAIELKALGFQMLSHTGKPPYNPCDLLKLYIYGYMNRIGSSRALEKECHRNVELMWLLGNLKADHNTINRFRKNNPKAIKRVFRQSVAIAKNFNLIGGLLIAGDSTKLRAQNSKKNNYNKKKIERHLAYIDKKLDQHNQTLANADGDAPYDDHSNQKQLIEKQPQNHRAHKAKYHHIKQQLDNDNSCENPQISTTDPDSRHQIVRRLITEVCYTAQTTVDHKHKLLIDYKITNSNDKKTMGTMLRRAKTILSSRHAYIYWTEGLWESLRGRPQMQNRIDLYVPPSEFPALNAELHNQVTQYPNWIFDVWYILPKPFRSNIGYTAAQGFRGDYIMTEFHEVGDTNSSEYNLMPTNYRNTMNLVIENTLLWGIRRTGMQFENCAQITLKNNQVYGYGADIGLAPWRPMPNPYPGRLEDEPHSIGLDLDHYHNTRSWTIENNTIKGWGGESQALTLPINATTVVNGGTFNNSGTDIFIREVNWAKGWEDRIVDNTEVNANPPHYANPTPSGLTTPWRTINIQGNITFGNANKNIVLDAQMHLLNNAGDAFALLHPDGSGVKMSAYFLLPDHIQLNFGPFNNSKVYFDEQDATYIPVPTSDLLTPYLYPTENLFPERVTPAMYLNKSNTQLMTEFGTSLGGVITPSGAVTHTMITGGKIEASTLSIEEQNASQNLILYPNPSNELIHIESNSTIKTAIVYDLNGRVVKKVSSDTINEINISELSTGIYLLKLFDANAMVMSAKKVIKQ; translated from the coding sequence ATGAAAAATGGTTATTTTGCAAATCGCAACTTTTCATACACTGGGCCGTCAGACTGTCTCAAAACTCTGTTTAATTTTCTTTTTAGATTTCTTAAAAAGTTGTATTTTAAAGCTATGGAATATATTAAGAAAATCCCTCGCAATCAGCTCAGTTTTTTTCCTACTGCTTTAGATGATTTAATTGACTCAGAAAATACTGTTCGCTTTATTGATGTATTTGTAGATGCTATAGAACTAAAGGCATTAGGCTTTCAAATGCTCTCACATACTGGTAAACCACCCTATAATCCCTGTGATTTACTCAAACTATACATCTACGGCTACATGAACCGTATAGGTTCTTCACGTGCTTTAGAAAAAGAATGTCATCGCAATGTAGAACTCATGTGGCTCTTAGGCAATCTCAAAGCTGACCACAACACCATTAACCGATTTAGAAAAAACAATCCCAAAGCAATCAAGCGAGTATTTAGACAAAGTGTAGCAATAGCCAAAAACTTTAACCTAATTGGAGGCTTGCTTATTGCAGGGGATTCTACCAAACTAAGGGCTCAAAATTCTAAAAAAAACAATTACAATAAAAAGAAAATAGAACGTCATTTAGCTTATATTGATAAAAAGTTAGATCAGCATAACCAAACCTTAGCCAACGCTGACGGGGATGCACCATACGATGATCATAGCAATCAAAAACAACTCATCGAAAAGCAACCCCAAAACCACAGGGCACATAAAGCAAAGTACCACCATATTAAGCAACAACTCGATAATGACAACTCTTGTGAAAACCCTCAAATATCAACCACTGATCCTGATAGCAGACACCAAATTGTTCGCAGGCTCATCACTGAAGTTTGCTATACCGCACAAACCACAGTAGATCACAAACACAAATTACTGATTGATTATAAAATTACCAATAGCAATGATAAAAAAACGATGGGTACTATGCTTAGACGTGCAAAGACCATTCTTAGTAGCAGACACGCTTATATTTATTGGACAGAAGGCTTATGGGAAAGTTTAAGGGGTAGACCACAAATGCAAAATAGAATTGACTTATACGTGCCACCTTCAGAATTCCCGGCGCTCAATGCCGAACTTCATAACCAAGTAACGCAATATCCTAATTGGATATTCGATGTTTGGTATATTTTGCCAAAACCTTTCAGAAGTAATATTGGTTACACAGCTGCACAAGGTTTTAGAGGCGATTATATTATGACTGAATTTCACGAGGTTGGAGACACAAACAGTTCAGAATACAACCTGATGCCAACCAATTACAGGAATACTATGAATCTTGTGATTGAAAACACCTTATTATGGGGTATACGACGAACAGGAATGCAGTTTGAAAACTGTGCGCAAATCACTCTAAAAAATAATCAAGTATACGGTTATGGTGCAGATATAGGTTTAGCACCATGGCGACCGATGCCTAATCCATATCCGGGCAGATTAGAAGATGAGCCACATTCTATAGGATTGGATTTAGACCATTATCACAACACCCGCAGTTGGACCATAGAAAATAATACCATTAAAGGTTGGGGTGGCGAATCGCAGGCACTTACCTTGCCCATAAATGCAACAACAGTTGTAAACGGTGGTACGTTTAATAATTCAGGTACCGATATTTTTATACGAGAAGTCAACTGGGCAAAAGGCTGGGAAGACAGAATTGTAGATAATACAGAGGTTAATGCCAACCCTCCGCACTATGCCAACCCAACACCATCGGGTCTAACCACGCCTTGGCGAACCATTAATATTCAAGGAAATATCACTTTTGGTAACGCCAATAAAAATATAGTTTTAGATGCTCAAATGCATTTATTGAATAATGCAGGAGATGCTTTTGCTTTGCTACATCCGGACGGTTCAGGTGTAAAAATGAGTGCGTATTTCTTATTGCCAGACCATATCCAACTAAACTTTGGGCCATTTAACAACAGTAAAGTATACTTTGATGAGCAGGATGCCACTTACATTCCTGTACCCACATCAGATTTATTAACGCCATATTTATATCCTACGGAAAATTTATTTCCGGAACGTGTTACACCAGCTATGTATCTCAATAAAAGTAATACGCAATTAATGACCGAATTTGGCACCTCTTTAGGAGGAGTTATTACTCCTTCCGGTGCAGTAACACATACGATGATTACAGGCGGAAAAATTGAAGCAAGTACGTTAAGCATAGAAGAACAAAATGCTTCCCAAAATTTAATATTGTATCCTAACCCAAGCAATGAATTAATTCATATAGAATCAAATAGCACTATAAAAACCGCTATAGTCTATGATTTAAACGGAAGAGTTGTTAAAAAAGTGAGTTCTGATACTATTAACGAAATCAATATTTCTGAGCTTTCTACAGGTATTTATTTGCTAAAATTATTTGATGCAAACGCTATGGTAATGAGTGCAAAGAAGGTTATAAAACAGTAG
- a CDS encoding transposase: MYKNDGYVRRYSESFKLKVLAELTKGNHSKRQIALTYGIQSSTINVWIKKYDRKDLMNTRVTVQTDDELSRIKALQKELKQLKDLLIKKDLDKLVNDSYLEVAAENLGYKNVEELKKNLNIKP; the protein is encoded by the coding sequence ATGTATAAAAATGATGGATATGTAAGACGTTATAGTGAGAGTTTTAAACTCAAAGTATTAGCAGAACTTACCAAAGGAAACCATTCCAAAAGACAAATTGCCTTAACTTACGGCATACAATCTAGTACGATAAACGTATGGATTAAAAAATATGACCGTAAAGATTTAATGAACACCCGTGTAACCGTGCAAACAGACGACGAATTATCCCGTATTAAAGCCCTTCAAAAAGAGCTAAAACAACTCAAAGATCTTCTTATTAAAAAGGATCTAGATAAACTTGTGAATGATAGTTATCTTGAAGTAGCTGCTGAAAATCTTGGCTATAAAAATGTTGAAGAATTAAAAAAAAACTTAAACATAAAGCCTTAA